Proteins encoded in a region of the Streptomyces sp. NBC_00258 genome:
- a CDS encoding FtsW/RodA/SpoVE family cell cycle protein, whose protein sequence is MLSPGTTAQADPPAPVVPLPRRRGIEFTLIVVAVLLSVYGYCDVGIARTGSVPPGAVGYGAGLGVLALLAHLAVRLRAPYADPLLLPIGVLLNGLGLVLIYRLDLETPDDPAAPTQLVWSTLGMGLFIAVVVLLRDHRVLQRYTYVSVVSALVLLVLPIFFPSVNGARIWVRVAGFSIQPGEFAKVLLAVFFAGYLAANRNALAYTGRRVWRLQLPTGRVLGPILAIWLLSVGVLVLERDLGTSLLFFGLFVILLYVATGRTGWIAVGLLLAACGAVAVGWLEPHVHSRVEDWLHPFASIEAGRGPNQLAQSLFSFAAGGMLGTGLGLGHSVLIGFAAKSDFVLATAGEELGLAGLSAIFLLYGLLVERGYRAGLALRDPFGRLLAVGLASIVALQVFVIAGGVTGLIPLTGMAMPFLAQGGSSVVTNWIIVALLMRLSDSARGRPGTAQAEGIEGIEGIKGGATP, encoded by the coding sequence ATGCTCTCGCCCGGAACGACAGCGCAGGCGGACCCGCCGGCTCCCGTCGTCCCCCTCCCCCGGCGCCGTGGCATCGAGTTCACCCTCATCGTCGTGGCCGTCCTGCTCTCCGTGTACGGCTACTGCGACGTGGGCATCGCCCGGACCGGATCGGTCCCGCCCGGCGCCGTCGGCTACGGCGCCGGGCTCGGTGTACTCGCGCTCCTCGCGCATCTCGCGGTGCGTCTGCGGGCCCCGTACGCCGATCCGCTGCTGCTGCCGATCGGCGTCCTGCTCAACGGACTGGGCCTGGTGCTCATCTACCGGCTCGACCTGGAGACCCCGGACGACCCGGCGGCCCCGACACAGCTCGTCTGGTCGACGCTGGGCATGGGCCTGTTCATCGCGGTCGTGGTGCTGCTGCGCGACCACCGCGTGCTCCAGCGCTACACGTACGTGTCCGTCGTCAGCGCGCTCGTCCTGCTCGTCCTGCCGATCTTCTTCCCCTCCGTGAACGGCGCCCGTATCTGGGTCAGGGTCGCCGGATTCTCCATCCAGCCGGGCGAGTTCGCGAAGGTCCTGCTCGCGGTGTTCTTCGCCGGCTACCTCGCGGCGAACCGCAACGCCCTCGCGTACACCGGCCGTCGCGTCTGGCGGCTCCAACTGCCCACCGGACGTGTCCTCGGCCCGATCCTCGCGATCTGGCTGCTGAGCGTCGGGGTACTGGTCCTCGAACGTGACCTCGGCACCTCGCTGCTCTTCTTCGGCCTGTTCGTGATCCTGCTGTACGTCGCCACGGGCCGCACCGGCTGGATCGCGGTGGGCCTGCTGCTCGCGGCGTGCGGGGCCGTCGCCGTCGGCTGGCTCGAACCGCATGTGCACAGCAGGGTCGAGGACTGGCTGCACCCGTTCGCGTCGATCGAGGCGGGCCGGGGTCCCAACCAACTCGCCCAGTCGCTCTTCTCGTTCGCCGCCGGCGGGATGCTGGGCACGGGACTCGGCCTCGGCCACTCCGTCCTCATCGGCTTCGCCGCCAAGTCGGACTTCGTCCTGGCCACTGCGGGCGAGGAGCTGGGCCTGGCCGGCCTCTCCGCGATCTTCCTGCTGTACGGGCTGCTGGTCGAGCGCGGCTACCGGGCGGGCCTCGCCCTGCGCGACCCCTTCGGCCGGCTGCTCGCGGTCGGGCTCGCCTCGATCGTGGCCCTCCAGGTCTTCGTGATCGCGGGTGGCGTGACCGGGCTGATCCCCCTGACCGGTATGGCGATGCCCTTCCTGGCGCAGGGCGGTTCGTCGGTCGTCACCAACTGGATCATCGTGGCCCTCCTGATGCGCCTCAGCGACTCGGCACGCGGCCGGCCCGGGACGGCACAGGCCGAGGGAATCGAGGGAATCGAGGGAATCAAAGGAGGAGCCACGCCATGA
- a CDS encoding AurF N-oxygenase family protein, with protein sequence MTTVTEAEVLRDALGLLKDREQVAERLLDSSAKHSFDPDKELDWDAPFEEGKWFWPPELVSLYDTPLWKRMSEEQRILLSRHEAAALASLGIWFEIILMQLLVRHIYDKAATSAHVRYALTEIEDECRHSKMFARLIASGGTPWYPVSRAHQNLGRFFKTVSTTPGSFTATLLGEEVLDWMQRLTFPDERVQTLVRGVTRIHVVEEARHVRYAREELRRQMVTAPRWSQEFTRVTSGEFARVFSVAFVNPDVYENVGLDRREAMAQVKASGHRREVMQTGAKRLTDFLDDIGVLRGAGRRLWRSSGLLA encoded by the coding sequence ATGACGACCGTGACGGAGGCCGAGGTGCTGCGCGATGCGCTCGGTCTGCTCAAGGACCGGGAGCAGGTGGCCGAGCGGCTGCTCGACTCCTCCGCGAAGCACTCCTTCGACCCGGACAAGGAGTTGGACTGGGACGCGCCCTTCGAGGAGGGGAAGTGGTTCTGGCCGCCGGAGTTGGTGTCGTTGTACGACACGCCGCTGTGGAAGCGGATGAGTGAGGAGCAGCGGATTCTGCTGTCGCGGCACGAGGCCGCTGCGCTGGCCTCGCTGGGGATCTGGTTCGAGATCATCCTGATGCAGCTGCTGGTGCGGCACATCTACGACAAGGCGGCGACGAGTGCGCATGTGCGCTACGCGCTGACCGAGATCGAGGACGAGTGCCGGCACTCGAAGATGTTCGCGCGGCTGATCGCTTCGGGCGGGACGCCTTGGTATCCGGTGAGCCGGGCCCATCAGAACCTCGGGCGCTTCTTCAAGACGGTGTCGACGACGCCGGGGTCGTTCACGGCGACGTTGCTGGGCGAGGAGGTGCTCGACTGGATGCAGCGGCTGACGTTTCCGGACGAGCGGGTGCAGACGTTGGTCCGGGGGGTGACTCGGATCCACGTGGTGGAGGAGGCGCGGCATGTCCGGTACGCGCGGGAGGAACTGCGTCGGCAGATGGTGACCGCGCCCCGGTGGTCGCAGGAGTTCACGCGGGTCACGTCCGGGGAGTTCGCGCGGGTGTTCTCTGTGGCCTTCGTCAATCCGGACGTGTACGAGAACGTGGGGCTCGACCGGCGTGAGGCGATGGCTCAGGTGAAGGCGAGTGGGCATCGGCGGGAGGTCATGCAGACGGGTGCGAAGCGGTTGACCGACTTCCTTGACGACATCGGGGTGTTGCGGGGGGCCGGGCGGCGGCTCTGGCGGTCGTCTGGGTTGCTGGCCTGA
- a CDS encoding SH3 domain-containing protein: protein MSLRTALTRIGIAAAGGALVVGAASPALANDDWGHHNNGSHHKLYKGVVTAPGGLNLRDRPTRGSAIVGFVGHGQKVSIFCKTSGENVKGNHLWYLLADGTWAWATARFIDNIGPAPRWC from the coding sequence ATGTCACTGCGTACCGCTCTCACCCGCATCGGCATAGCCGCCGCCGGCGGCGCCCTCGTCGTCGGAGCCGCGAGCCCCGCTCTCGCGAACGACGACTGGGGCCACCACAACAACGGCAGTCACCACAAGCTCTACAAGGGCGTCGTCACCGCGCCCGGCGGACTGAACCTCCGCGACAGGCCGACCCGCGGCAGCGCCATCGTCGGCTTCGTGGGCCACGGCCAGAAGGTCTCCATCTTCTGCAAGACGAGCGGCGAGAACGTCAAGGGCAACCACCTCTGGTACCTCCTCGCGGACGGCACCTGGGCCTGGGCGACGGCCCGCTTCATCGACAACATCGGTCCGGCGCCCCGCTGGTGCTGA
- a CDS encoding DUF3291 domain-containing protein, which translates to MTQSAAAYELAQVNISRLKAPLDSPQLKDFVDALDPVNAVADASDGFVWRLQSDSGNATDTSVFGDDWLIINLTVWRDTNALTAFMYQGQHRELLTRRNEWFARIQEAMTALWWVPAGHRPTVAEAEERLLHLRAHGATEYAFTLRTSFPAGEAAPVVGAGTTDRVLPDVECPV; encoded by the coding sequence ATGACTCAGTCCGCAGCCGCGTACGAACTCGCCCAGGTGAACATCTCCCGGCTCAAAGCCCCGCTGGATTCCCCTCAGTTGAAGGACTTCGTCGACGCCCTCGACCCGGTGAACGCGGTCGCCGACGCCTCGGACGGTTTCGTCTGGCGTCTGCAGAGCGACTCCGGCAACGCGACGGACACGTCCGTCTTCGGCGACGACTGGCTGATCATCAACCTGACGGTGTGGCGGGACACCAACGCCCTGACCGCGTTCATGTACCAGGGGCAGCACCGTGAGCTGCTCACCCGCCGCAATGAATGGTTCGCGCGGATCCAGGAGGCGATGACGGCTCTGTGGTGGGTGCCTGCCGGGCACCGGCCGACGGTGGCCGAGGCCGAGGAGCGGCTGCTGCATCTGCGGGCGCACGGGGCCACGGAGTACGCGTTCACGCTGCGGACGTCGTTCCCGGCCGGGGAGGCGGCGCCTGTCGTCGGGGCGGGGACGACGGACCGGGTCCTGCCGGATGTGGAGTGCCCGGTCTAG
- a CDS encoding TetR/AcrR family transcriptional regulator: protein MSSEVPTRAYRRLGVEERRSQLLDAALSLFAARAPEDVSLDDVAEAAGVSRPLVYRYFPGGKQQLYEAALRSAAEELEHCFAEPPEGPLTQRLSNALDRYLAFVDEHDAGFSALLQGGSVVETSRTTAIVDGVRRAAAEHILVHLEVEEPAPRLRMTVRMWITAVEAASLIWLDEEKEPPLDELRDWLVEQFVACLVATAGRDPQTAGAVRAALATEHADGPMGTFARAVLPVVGDAAHLL, encoded by the coding sequence ATGAGCTCGGAGGTTCCTACACGCGCGTATCGGCGGCTCGGTGTCGAGGAGCGGCGGAGCCAGTTGCTCGACGCGGCACTGTCGTTGTTCGCGGCGCGGGCCCCCGAGGACGTCTCCCTGGACGATGTCGCGGAAGCGGCGGGCGTCTCGCGGCCCCTGGTGTACCGGTACTTCCCCGGCGGCAAGCAGCAGTTGTACGAAGCCGCACTGAGGTCCGCCGCGGAAGAGCTTGAGCACTGCTTCGCGGAACCCCCGGAAGGCCCGCTCACCCAGCGGCTCTCCAACGCTCTCGACCGCTATCTCGCCTTCGTGGACGAGCACGACGCCGGCTTCAGCGCGCTGTTGCAGGGCGGAAGCGTCGTCGAGACGTCACGGACCACGGCCATCGTGGACGGGGTGCGGCGGGCGGCCGCCGAGCACATCCTGGTTCATCTGGAGGTCGAGGAGCCGGCGCCCCGGCTGCGGATGACCGTCCGGATGTGGATCACGGCGGTCGAGGCAGCCTCCCTGATCTGGCTGGACGAGGAGAAGGAACCCCCGCTGGACGAGTTGCGGGACTGGCTGGTCGAGCAGTTCGTCGCGTGTCTCGTGGCGACCGCGGGACGCGACCCCCAGACGGCCGGTGCCGTACGGGCCGCGCTGGCGACGGAGCACGCGGACGGCCCGATGGGCACGTTCGCACGGGCGGTGCTGCCCGTGGTGGGCGACGCGGCCCACCTGCTGTGA
- a CDS encoding TetR/AcrR family transcriptional regulator: protein METKQSGPIGRPRGFDADEALERAMVAFWEHGYEGASLTCLTKAMGISTTSMYAAFGNKEELFRKVLERYTEGPSAYLPRALEEPTAHGVATAILAGTVRTTTRPAHPNGCLGVQGALTVSDSGRGVRDLLVAWRDNGYSLVRERFQRAVDDGDLPPETDPGLLARYLTALAYGIAVQAGSGVGRDELQEMADAALRNWPLS, encoded by the coding sequence GTGGAGACGAAACAGAGCGGCCCGATCGGCCGACCGCGAGGGTTCGACGCCGACGAGGCTCTCGAGCGCGCCATGGTGGCCTTCTGGGAGCACGGCTACGAGGGAGCGAGCCTGACCTGTCTGACGAAGGCGATGGGCATCTCCACCACCAGCATGTACGCGGCCTTCGGCAACAAGGAGGAGCTGTTCCGCAAGGTCCTGGAGCGCTACACCGAAGGCCCGAGCGCCTACCTGCCCCGGGCCCTGGAGGAGCCGACCGCCCACGGCGTCGCCACCGCGATCCTGGCCGGCACCGTTCGAACCACCACCCGCCCGGCCCATCCCAACGGCTGCCTGGGCGTCCAGGGCGCCCTGACCGTCAGCGACTCAGGCAGGGGAGTCCGCGACCTCCTCGTCGCCTGGCGTGACAACGGCTACTCCCTCGTCCGGGAGCGGTTCCAGCGAGCCGTCGACGACGGCGACCTGCCCCCGGAGACCGATCCGGGGCTACTGGCCCGCTACCTCACCGCCCTGGCGTACGGCATCGCCGTGCAGGCCGGGAGCGGTGTGGGCCGCGATGAACTCCAGGAGATGGCCGACGCGGCCCTGCGCAACTGGCCGCTCTCCTGA
- a CDS encoding SDR family NAD(P)-dependent oxidoreductase → MTVTLITGANKGIGFETARQLLELGHVVYIGARDVERGEKAAATLGARFVQLDVTDDASVSNALATIGSAEGRLDVLVHNAGILGTEASDGPTALRMFDTNAVGIVRVTEAALPLLRKSSNPNVVTVSSSLGSFWAVNNPDRPEFNVPFALYAASKSAATMLTVQYAKSQPGIKFNALEPGTTATDMTAALGVGRPVEESARTVVRLATLDTDGPTGTLQDENGELRW, encoded by the coding sequence ATGACCGTCACACTGATCACCGGAGCCAACAAGGGCATCGGTTTCGAGACAGCCAGACAACTTCTGGAGCTGGGCCACGTCGTCTACATCGGCGCGCGTGACGTCGAGCGAGGTGAGAAGGCCGCGGCAACGCTCGGCGCACGATTCGTACAGCTCGACGTGACCGACGACGCATCGGTGAGCAACGCGCTGGCGACGATCGGTTCGGCCGAGGGCCGGCTCGACGTTCTCGTGCACAACGCGGGCATCCTCGGGACCGAAGCCAGCGACGGTCCCACGGCTCTGCGAATGTTCGACACCAACGCGGTGGGAATCGTGCGCGTCACGGAGGCGGCACTTCCCCTGCTGCGCAAATCCTCGAACCCCAACGTGGTCACGGTTTCGAGCAGCCTCGGATCATTCTGGGCGGTGAACAACCCGGACCGGCCGGAGTTCAACGTGCCGTTCGCTCTCTACGCCGCGTCCAAGTCGGCGGCGACCATGCTCACGGTCCAGTACGCCAAGTCCCAGCCGGGCATCAAGTTCAACGCACTTGAGCCCGGCACCACCGCCACCGACATGACCGCGGCCCTCGGAGTCGGACGTCCGGTGGAGGAGAGCGCCAGAACTGTCGTGCGCCTGGCAACCCTCGACACGGACGGCCCCACAGGAACCCTCCAGGACGAAAACGGGGAGTTGCGCTGGTAG
- a CDS encoding peptidoglycan D,D-transpeptidase FtsI family protein translates to MTRYIRHAAAFCALLLIALLVNATRIQLVQARSYDENPANRRHTIARYGQPRGDILVGGRPVTGSKDSGEQFRYERTYRNGPLYAPVTGFASQVYGTNLLEGAEDDVLAGTDPLLSPLPLWNDLTRARNPGGHVVTTLDPAAQQAAYAGLGDRRGAVAALEPSTGRILALVSTPSYNPEELSGTDSAVARAWTRLNQAANKPMLNRAVRQTYPPGSTFKVVTAAAALDAGVVEDVDEPTKSPDPYRLPGSSVRLTNEVEGCRDASLRYAFTWSCNTVFARLGVDVGVAGMRAGAAGFGFNDRQLRIPFRVSPSTFDTRVDQAQLALSSIGQYNTRATPLQMAMVAGAVANNGSVRAPHLVERTTTDDGDTVSATGQRTLRQAMNPATAVQLRELMTDVVERGTGKNAAIPGATVGGKSGTAQHGIHNSGTPYAWFISWAKADDAMEPAVAVAVVVEDAEADRGDISGGGDAAPIARAVMEAALAD, encoded by the coding sequence ATGACCCGGTACATCCGGCACGCCGCCGCCTTCTGCGCCCTGCTCCTGATCGCCCTCCTCGTCAACGCCACCCGCATCCAGCTCGTCCAGGCCCGCTCGTACGACGAGAACCCGGCCAACCGCCGTCACACCATCGCCCGTTACGGCCAGCCGCGCGGCGACATCCTCGTCGGCGGCAGGCCGGTCACCGGCTCCAAGGACTCCGGGGAGCAGTTCCGCTACGAACGGACGTACAGGAACGGCCCGTTGTACGCGCCCGTCACCGGCTTCGCCTCTCAGGTGTACGGGACGAATCTGCTGGAAGGCGCCGAGGACGACGTCCTTGCGGGCACCGATCCGCTGCTGTCGCCGCTCCCCCTGTGGAACGACCTCACCCGGGCCCGCAACCCCGGCGGTCACGTCGTCACCACCCTCGACCCGGCCGCGCAGCAGGCGGCGTACGCGGGACTCGGCGACCGGCGGGGCGCGGTGGCGGCTCTGGAACCGTCCACGGGACGGATCCTGGCGCTGGTCTCCACCCCGTCCTACAACCCCGAGGAACTCTCCGGGACGGACTCGGCGGTGGCCCGGGCGTGGACGCGGCTGAACCAGGCGGCCAACAAGCCGATGCTCAACCGGGCCGTGCGGCAGACGTATCCGCCCGGCTCCACCTTCAAGGTGGTCACCGCGGCGGCGGCCCTCGACGCGGGCGTGGTGGAGGACGTCGACGAGCCCACGAAGTCCCCCGACCCCTACCGGCTGCCGGGCAGCTCGGTCCGGCTGACGAACGAGGTCGAGGGCTGCCGGGACGCGTCCCTGCGGTACGCCTTCACCTGGTCGTGCAACACCGTCTTCGCCCGGCTGGGCGTGGACGTGGGGGTGGCCGGCATGCGGGCCGGGGCGGCCGGATTCGGCTTCAACGACCGGCAGTTGAGGATCCCCTTCCGAGTCTCCCCCAGCACCTTCGACACCCGGGTGGACCAGGCGCAGCTCGCGCTCTCCTCCATCGGCCAGTACAACACCCGGGCGACGCCGCTGCAGATGGCGATGGTCGCCGGGGCCGTCGCGAACAACGGCTCGGTGCGTGCGCCCCACCTGGTGGAACGGACGACCACGGACGACGGCGACACGGTGTCGGCCACCGGGCAGCGCACCCTCCGCCAGGCCATGAACCCCGCCACCGCCGTACAGCTGCGCGAGCTGATGACGGACGTGGTGGAGCGGGGCACCGGCAAGAACGCCGCCATCCCCGGCGCCACGGTCGGCGGCAAGTCCGGCACCGCCCAGCACGGCATCCACAACTCCGGTACGCCGTATGCCTGGTTCATCTCCTGGGCCAAGGCGGACGACGCGATGGAGCCGGCCGTGGCCGTCGCGGTCGTCGTCGAGGACGCGGAGGCCGACAGGGGCGACATCAGCGGGGGCGGGGACGCGGCGCCGATCGCACGGGCCGTGATGGAGGCGGCGCTCGCGGATTGA
- a CDS encoding ferritin-like domain-containing protein, with protein MPTYDLYAKDPGAPLWQVPATGAARFSWEYDEGRARLLALYQKGKDKQWDGQKRIDWALEVDPYDPLGTPDEAISIYGTPYWARMNDRDKGELRKHFASWQFSQFLHGEQGAMVCAARIVESVPDLDAKLYSATQTMDEARHAEIYARFLHEKIGMLYPVNDNLQSLLGDTLRDSRWDMPYLGMQVLIEGLALAAFGMIRDTTDKPLPKQILAYVMQDEARHVAFGRMALRDYYKQLTDAELREREEFVIEGCYLMRDRLRGVEVLENFGIPKAEAEEYSERSEFLALFRQLLFSRIVPCVKDIGLWGKRLQQAYVDMGVFDMGNSNLDLLMAQDEELAEQLDAERFAAEEKARVAEVKQAIEAGAKS; from the coding sequence ATGCCCACCTACGACCTGTACGCCAAGGACCCCGGAGCCCCCCTCTGGCAGGTGCCCGCGACCGGCGCGGCGCGGTTCAGCTGGGAGTACGACGAAGGGCGCGCCCGTCTGCTCGCCCTCTACCAGAAGGGCAAGGACAAGCAGTGGGACGGCCAGAAACGGATCGACTGGGCCTTGGAGGTGGACCCGTACGATCCGCTCGGCACCCCCGACGAGGCCATCTCGATCTACGGCACGCCCTACTGGGCGAGGATGAACGACCGCGACAAGGGGGAACTCCGCAAGCACTTCGCCTCATGGCAGTTCAGCCAGTTCCTGCACGGCGAGCAGGGAGCCATGGTCTGCGCGGCCCGCATCGTCGAATCCGTCCCCGACCTGGACGCAAAGCTCTACTCCGCCACACAGACCATGGACGAGGCCCGCCACGCGGAGATCTACGCCCGCTTCCTCCACGAGAAGATCGGGATGCTCTACCCGGTCAATGACAACCTTCAGTCGCTGCTCGGCGACACCCTCCGCGACTCCCGCTGGGACATGCCCTACCTCGGCATGCAGGTCCTCATCGAGGGCCTGGCCCTCGCCGCGTTCGGCATGATCAGGGACACCACGGACAAGCCGCTGCCCAAGCAGATCCTCGCGTACGTCATGCAGGACGAGGCCCGCCACGTGGCCTTCGGCCGCATGGCCCTGCGTGACTACTACAAGCAGCTCACCGACGCCGAGCTCCGCGAACGCGAGGAGTTCGTCATCGAGGGCTGCTACCTGATGCGCGACCGGCTGCGCGGCGTCGAGGTCCTGGAGAACTTCGGCATCCCCAAGGCGGAGGCCGAGGAGTACAGCGAGCGCTCCGAATTCCTCGCCCTCTTCCGGCAGTTGCTGTTCTCCCGCATCGTCCCCTGCGTCAAGGACATCGGCCTGTGGGGCAAACGCCTCCAGCAGGCCTACGTCGACATGGGCGTCTTCGACATGGGCAACTCCAACCTCGACCTCCTCATGGCCCAGGACGAGGAACTGGCGGAACAGCTGGACGCGGAACGCTTCGCCGCGGAGGAGAAGGCACGGGTCGCGGAGGTGAAGCAGGCCATCGAGGCCGGCGCGAAGTCCTAG
- a CDS encoding C40 family peptidase, protein MSGRLLRLVCTAAIAAGAVLAPGPAAAVPEPGESPVAEPGESSAPDSVPEGEPSVAELLTDLQRLYREAEEATETYNATEEKLKRQRTEVARLNGRLSAARLSLQGSRGAAGRLARQQYQGTSEISSYVRLLLARDPQHALDQGQVIRQVSLERAGTVDRLTVDEKRADGLAREARRALDEQLTLAERQKKDRDLVGKRLKDVEELLVSLTAEQLAQVAELEKSGVAEAQDELVASGALSSARPPSGEGDRALRHAVDQIGKPYEWGAEGPDTYDCSGLTSEAWGSAGRSIPRTSQEQWARLPRVELSELRPGDLVVYFPEATHVAMYLGDGMVVQAPRPGATVKVSPIAANPILGAVRPDTDEEPLPSYTPPKLPEGATDGSDEGYGATSHPEVPGTARSATAGPQPR, encoded by the coding sequence GTGTCAGGAAGGCTTCTGCGGCTGGTCTGTACGGCGGCGATCGCGGCCGGTGCCGTCCTCGCACCCGGCCCGGCGGCGGCGGTGCCCGAGCCCGGCGAGAGCCCCGTGGCCGAGCCCGGCGAGAGCTCGGCACCGGATTCCGTACCGGAGGGCGAGCCGTCCGTCGCCGAGTTGCTGACCGACCTCCAGCGGCTGTACCGGGAGGCCGAGGAGGCGACGGAGACGTACAACGCGACCGAGGAGAAGCTGAAGCGGCAGCGGACCGAGGTCGCGAGGCTCAACGGGCGCCTCTCCGCGGCCCGGCTCTCGCTCCAGGGCAGTCGCGGCGCCGCGGGACGGCTCGCCAGGCAGCAGTACCAGGGCACGAGTGAGATCTCCTCGTACGTCCGGCTGCTGCTCGCCCGCGATCCCCAACACGCGCTCGACCAGGGCCAGGTGATCCGGCAGGTCTCGCTGGAGCGCGCCGGAACGGTCGACCGGCTGACGGTGGACGAGAAGAGGGCAGACGGGCTGGCGCGGGAGGCCCGGCGCGCACTCGACGAGCAACTCACCCTCGCCGAACGGCAGAAGAAGGACCGCGACCTCGTGGGGAAGCGGCTGAAGGACGTCGAGGAGCTGCTCGTCTCACTGACCGCCGAACAGCTTGCCCAGGTGGCCGAGTTGGAGAAGTCGGGGGTGGCCGAGGCGCAGGACGAACTCGTGGCCTCGGGTGCGCTGAGCAGTGCGCGGCCGCCCTCCGGTGAAGGGGACCGGGCGCTGCGCCATGCCGTGGACCAGATCGGCAAGCCGTACGAGTGGGGCGCCGAGGGACCGGACACGTACGACTGCTCCGGTCTCACGTCGGAGGCCTGGGGCAGCGCGGGCCGCTCCATCCCCCGTACCAGCCAGGAGCAGTGGGCCCGACTGCCTCGTGTGGAGCTGAGCGAGCTGCGGCCCGGTGACCTGGTCGTCTACTTCCCCGAGGCCACCCATGTCGCCATGTACCTGGGGGACGGCATGGTCGTCCAGGCTCCGAGACCGGGGGCGACGGTCAAGGTCTCCCCCATCGCGGCCAACCCGATCCTGGGCGCGGTCCGCCCGGACACCGACGAGGAGCCGCTGCCGAGCTACACCCCGCCGAAGCTCCCCGAGGGCGCGACGGACGGCTCGGACGAGGGCTACGGCGCCACTTCCCACCCGGAGGTGCCGGGAACTGCGCGATCAGCCACAGCCGGCCCGCAGCCGAGGTGA
- a CDS encoding SDR family NAD(P)-dependent oxidoreductase, with amino-acid sequence MGLLEGKTALVTGGSSGIGLASAVRLAAEGAHVFITGRRSTELDEAVEAIGSAAAAVTGDISNPADLDRLYETIRSRGQGLDVLFANASVAELGTLEEVTEEHFDTLFGINVRGTVFTVKKALPLLNDGASVILNGSTNVDVGDEALGVYAATKAATRSFARTWANELKGRGIRVNTVTPGPTDTPVLSALTPDPERFQRQLAARVPLGRLGRPEEVAAAVAFLASEQSSFITGSSLYVDGGLNQI; translated from the coding sequence GTGGGATTACTTGAGGGAAAGACCGCTCTCGTCACCGGAGGCAGCAGCGGAATCGGCCTGGCCAGCGCCGTGCGACTGGCGGCCGAGGGCGCACACGTGTTCATCACCGGCCGGCGCAGCACCGAACTCGACGAGGCCGTCGAAGCGATCGGCTCAGCGGCTGCCGCGGTGACCGGCGACATCTCGAACCCGGCCGACCTGGACCGGCTCTACGAGACGATCCGCAGCCGGGGACAGGGCCTGGACGTACTGTTCGCGAATGCCTCCGTCGCCGAACTCGGGACGCTCGAGGAGGTCACCGAGGAGCACTTCGACACCCTCTTCGGCATCAACGTCCGGGGCACGGTGTTCACCGTCAAGAAGGCGCTGCCACTGCTCAACGACGGCGCCTCGGTGATCCTGAACGGCTCCACCAACGTGGACGTCGGCGATGAGGCGCTCGGTGTGTACGCGGCGACGAAGGCCGCCACCCGGTCGTTCGCCCGGACCTGGGCCAACGAGCTCAAGGGACGCGGTATCCGGGTCAACACCGTCACGCCCGGCCCGACCGATACCCCTGTGCTGTCGGCGCTCACTCCCGACCCGGAGCGGTTCCAGCGGCAACTGGCGGCACGTGTGCCGCTGGGCCGGCTCGGGCGCCCGGAGGAGGTCGCCGCCGCCGTGGCCTTCCTCGCCTCCGAGCAGAGCAGCTTCATCACCGGTTCGAGCCTGTACGTCGACGGCGGCCTGAACCAGATCTGA
- a CDS encoding ester cyclase, whose product MSDSDLRAFYLRYIEQLNAHKLDGMDEFINDRTTLNGEPATRDDLLAVQRKTVDAVPDLHWELRELLFDGDRLAARLVNTGTPVKEWLGVAPTGASFEIVEYAIYQVRDGRFVHMTALHDAGELRRQLTR is encoded by the coding sequence ATGTCCGACAGTGATCTGCGCGCTTTCTATCTCCGCTATATCGAGCAGCTCAACGCCCACAAGTTAGACGGTATGGACGAGTTCATCAACGACCGGACCACGTTGAACGGTGAGCCGGCCACCCGGGACGACCTTCTCGCGGTTCAGAGGAAGACCGTGGACGCGGTTCCGGACCTCCACTGGGAGCTCAGGGAACTGCTCTTCGACGGCGACCGTCTGGCCGCGCGCCTGGTCAACACCGGTACCCCGGTGAAGGAATGGCTCGGCGTGGCTCCCACCGGCGCCTCGTTCGAGATCGTCGAGTACGCCATCTATCAGGTCCGCGACGGACGGTTCGTGCATATGACGGCCCTGCACGACGCCGGCGAACTGCGCCGGCAGCTGACCCGCTGA